In the genome of Nitrospirota bacterium, one region contains:
- the coaD gene encoding pantetheine-phosphate adenylyltransferase, whose protein sequence is MKRIAVYPGTFDPVTNGHIDLVERSLRIFDKVIVAVAENPKKTPLFSLEERIAMFKKALGKRNNVQIEGFDGLLVDYVEKKSAVGIIRGLRAVSDFEYELQMALMNRRLDNTIETVYLMPSEEYSFITSTIVKEAASYGGDVSSLVPKGVVAKLKKKFGR, encoded by the coding sequence ATGAAACGCATTGCTGTTTACCCCGGAACGTTCGATCCTGTCACGAACGGGCATATCGATCTCGTTGAACGAAGCCTGAGAATATTCGACAAGGTGATCGTAGCGGTGGCGGAGAATCCCAAGAAGACGCCGCTTTTTTCTCTTGAAGAGCGCATTGCCATGTTCAAGAAAGCACTGGGCAAACGCAATAACGTGCAGATCGAGGGTTTTGACGGCCTGCTCGTTGATTATGTAGAAAAGAAGAGCGCGGTCGGCATCATCCGGGGGCTGCGTGCCGTATCGGACTTTGAGTATGAACTGCAGATGGCCCTCATGAATCGCAGGCTTGATAACACGATTGAAACGGTATACTTGATGCCGAGCGAAGAATATTCGTTCATCACCTCGACCATTGTGAAGGAGGCCGCGAGTTACGGCGGTGACGTGTCGAGCCTTGTGCCGAAGGGAGTGGTGGCGAAGTTGAAGAAGAAGTTCGGGAGGTAG
- a CDS encoding response regulator, protein MSRNILIVEDEETLRESIKRIFVKEGYTVDGAESAEKGLSLLETVAYDVILTDIILPGMDGIEMLTRVREQDPDQIIIVVTAYASLDTSIKALRAG, encoded by the coding sequence ATGTCGAGGAACATATTGATCGTAGAGGACGAAGAGACGCTGCGGGAGTCCATCAAGCGCATATTTGTCAAGGAAGGGTACACGGTGGACGGCGCGGAGTCGGCGGAGAAAGGCCTTTCCCTGCTTGAAACCGTTGCGTACGACGTTATTTTGACGGACATCATCCTGCCGGGCATGGACGGGATCGAGATGCTCACCCGGGTGCGGGAACAGGACCCGGACCAGATCATCATCGTCGTCACCGCCTATGCATCGCTCGACACGTCGATCAAGGCGCTGCGGGCGGGC